A single window of Nicotiana sylvestris chromosome 5, ASM39365v2, whole genome shotgun sequence DNA harbors:
- the LOC138869689 gene encoding uncharacterized protein gives MGPTRRDSWSKKENPRYDPRLRDRESSSLSRFRKERNMRDMRDDDRSSKSKIVGYSFNVSTSELVAVLRSMGDKLQGEVEHLLKQGYLTDLFSEKGKQAYMKNRQEPKKPPSPKRTVNVISRGEEINGVTYTTTKNVSKVTITHGRRVRQVLEENSITFDDVDADGVLIPHNYALVISLLVHNTNVKRVLIDPGSFVNIILLRVVNEMQANDKLIPKAHTLSGFDNSSVVTKGEIILTTFAEAVVKDTKFQVVEKDMAYNMILGRPWIHEMDVVPSTLHQVINFLSQWGIQQICGDQQASQSINSVADSSTKNDKKYHRI, from the exons ATGGGACCAACAAGAAGAGATTCATGGTCAAAAAAGGAAAACCCAAGGTATGATCCTAGATTAAGAGATAGAGAGTCAAGTTCATTATCAAGGTTTAGAAAAGAACGAAACATGCGAGATAtgcgagatgatgacagaagctcAAAATCAAAAATCGTTGGCTACAGTTTTAATGTTAGCACATCTGAGTTGGtggctgttttaagaagcatgggagacaaG TTACAAGGTGAAGTAGAGCATTTACTAAAACAAGGGTACTTAACTGATTTGTTCAGTGAAAAGGGAAAGcaagcatatatgaagaataggcaggaacCGAAAAAACCTCCTTCACCAAAAAGGACGGTTAATGTCATAAGTAGAGGGGAAGAGATCAATGGTGTAACATATACAACAACAAAGAATGTGTCAAAAGTTACAATCACCCATGGGAGGCGAGTTCGACAGGTTTTGGAAGAAAATAGTATAACATTTGATGATGTAGATGCAGATGGCGTGTTGATCCCGCATAATTatgcactagtaatatctttacttgtacataacactaatgtaaaacgagttttgattgacccAGGTAGTTTTGTGAATATCATTCTGTTGAGAGTGGTAAACGAGATGCAAGCCAATGATAAGCTGATACCCAAGGCACACACCTTGTCTGGTTTTGACAACTCGAGCGTCGTAACAAAAGGGGAGATAATACTCACCACGTTCGCAGAAGCAGTAGTCAAAGACACCAAATTTCAAGTAGTAGAAAAGgatatggcttacaatatgattcttggcagaccatggattcacgaaatggatgttgttccatctACTTTACATCAAGTTATCAATTTCCTTTCACAATGGGGAATACAACAAATCTGTGGTGACCAACAAGCTTCTCAAAGCATTAACTCCGTGGCAGATTCAAGCacaaaaaatgacaaaaaatatcACAGAATTTAA
- the LOC138869690 gene encoding tropomyosin-2-like — translation MECHLHILTAAISALPEAIMTSSIVPAANIPRTEIGSSSGRRVMNQITIEVLADGNLLKKSGQSGINFIGTEMMKRVFHMEKLMHDYQIEVDNWKEQYESLQLEMEVLEENKCTLEQQLRVMATELADEKASSNHTGKDKNLLESSFAEQLSKATEEIRALKALLNEKEVYAGELVQTLTQTQEDLRVSPDKVKFLDISLTPLQTSYDVVLAEREELKRETNHWERDYEALEDKAVVEAN, via the exons ATGGAATGCCATTTGCATATTCTTACTGCTGCTATTTCTGCTCTGCCTGAAGCCATTATGACTTCTTCTATTGTCCCTGCTGCCAATATTCCTCGTACTGAAATTGGTTCTTCAAGTGGAAGAAGGGTAATGAATCAAATTACCATTGAAGTTCTTGCTGATGGAAATCTTCTAAAGAAGTCAGGCCAGTCTGGC ATCAATTTCATCGGCAcagagatgatgaaaagggttttCCATATGGAGAAATTGATGCATGATTACCAGATTGAGGTAGATAATTGGAAAGAGCAGTATGAAAGTCTCCAGCTTGAGATGGAAGTTTTAGAAGAGAACAAATGTACCTTGGAGCAGCAGCTAAGAGTCATGGCAACAGAGCTAGCTGATGAGAAAGCTTCTTCCAACCACACGGGCAAGGATAAGAACCTTCTCGAGTCGTCTTTTGCTGAACAACTCTCCAAAGCTACAGAAGAGATCAGAGCTCTGAAGGCCCTGCTGAATGAGAAAGAAGTTTATGCTGGTGAGCTTGTTCAAACACTCACCCAGACCCAAGAAGATCTCCGAGTATCTCCCGATAAGGTCAAGTTTTTGGATATTTCACTTACCCCCTTACAGACTTCTTACGATGTTGTTTTAGCTGAGAGGGAGGAGCTCAAGAGGGAAACTAATCATTGGGAAAGAGACTATGAAGCTCTTGAGGACAAAGCCGTTGTTGAAGCAAATTAG